A region from the Salicibibacter cibarius genome encodes:
- a CDS encoding DUF6115 domain-containing protein, with protein sequence MIVFVILSVLLHFVSLAAIVYLFQKKAATGDEIERLLKRYTNEMKEDNERLLRQLRPMQAKTPKSSFLSELEQATGKLEKQEKGYEPPEPTGENEAQVTPAAQALRLAQTGKSKQEIAEALSLGHGEVELLLKKHEQR encoded by the coding sequence GTGATCGTCTTTGTAATCCTAAGTGTACTCCTGCACTTCGTCTCCCTTGCCGCCATCGTCTATCTTTTTCAGAAAAAGGCCGCTACCGGAGATGAAATTGAACGATTGTTAAAAAGGTACACAAATGAAATGAAAGAAGACAATGAGCGACTGCTCCGGCAATTGCGACCCATGCAAGCGAAAACGCCAAAAAGCTCCTTCCTGTCCGAGCTTGAACAAGCAACTGGTAAACTTGAAAAGCAGGAAAAAGGGTATGAGCCACCTGAACCGACCGGAGAGAACGAAGCGCAAGTAACGCCGGCCGCGCAAGCGTTAAGGTTGGCACAAACAGGAAAAAGTAAACAGGAGATTGCCGAGGCGCTTTCCCTCGGCCACGGAGAAGTGGAATTGTTGCTAAAAAAACATGAACAAAGATAA
- the pyrH gene encoding UMP kinase produces MHNYKRVVLKLSGEALAGEQGYGIDPNVIQSIASQLKGVAALGTEIAIVVGAGNIWRGMAGSSQGMDRATADYMGMLATVMNALALQDSLEEIEVESRVQTSIEMRQVAEPYIRRKAIRHLEKKRVVIFAAGTGNPYFTTDTTAALRAAEIEADVILMAKNNVDGVYDADPAENENAVKYRELSYFDVLKDGLGVMDSTASSLCMDNNIPVIVFSISKEGNIKRAVQGEDIGTVVRGNGS; encoded by the coding sequence ATGCACAATTACAAACGCGTGGTTTTGAAATTAAGCGGAGAGGCACTTGCCGGGGAACAAGGGTATGGCATTGATCCCAACGTCATCCAATCCATTGCTTCCCAGCTAAAAGGAGTAGCCGCGTTGGGGACGGAGATCGCCATCGTCGTCGGAGCCGGTAATATTTGGAGGGGGATGGCAGGCAGTTCTCAAGGAATGGATCGTGCCACCGCCGATTACATGGGGATGCTTGCAACAGTCATGAACGCCCTCGCTTTACAGGACAGCCTTGAAGAAATTGAAGTGGAAAGCAGGGTGCAAACGAGCATAGAAATGCGGCAAGTCGCTGAACCATACATACGTCGCAAAGCAATCCGGCACTTGGAAAAAAAACGCGTCGTCATCTTTGCAGCCGGTACCGGTAACCCTTATTTTACGACGGATACAACAGCAGCATTACGGGCGGCTGAAATCGAAGCCGACGTCATCCTAATGGCAAAAAATAACGTGGACGGCGTTTATGATGCCGACCCCGCGGAGAACGAAAATGCGGTTAAATACCGGGAACTATCCTACTTTGACGTCTTAAAGGACGGATTGGGCGTGATGGATTCGACCGCATCTTCCTTATGCATGGATAACAATATCCCGGTCATCGTTTTTTCGATTTCAAAAGAAGGGAATATTAAACGGGCGGTTCAAGGAGAAGATATTGGAACCGTCGTAAGGGGGAATGGATCTTGA
- a CDS encoding chemotaxis protein CheD: protein MTLTKKTVKVGMADMGYCLAPNSIGSSGLGSCVAIVIYPANGAAAALAHVMLPDASIRRNDDFNRAKYADTAVPLLLETMQRLGPFRNATLRAKIAGGANMFQRLSTVDPMMKIGERNTEVAREALKQANIPIMADVTGGSEGRSVVFSLKDQSLSVRTIHSGTKIY from the coding sequence ATGACGTTGACGAAAAAAACGGTGAAAGTTGGAATGGCGGATATGGGGTATTGTTTGGCGCCGAATTCGATCGGGAGTTCCGGATTGGGGTCATGTGTTGCGATTGTCATTTATCCCGCGAACGGTGCAGCGGCTGCTCTCGCCCATGTCATGTTGCCGGACGCTTCGATTCGCAGAAACGATGATTTTAACCGTGCAAAGTATGCGGACACAGCAGTGCCGTTGCTCCTTGAAACGATGCAGCGACTCGGCCCATTCCGGAACGCCACGTTACGCGCGAAAATTGCCGGTGGGGCAAACATGTTTCAACGGTTGTCAACGGTTGATCCGATGATGAAGATTGGCGAACGCAATACCGAAGTGGCAAGAGAAGCGTTGAAACAAGCGAATATCCCGATCATGGCAGATGTAACAGGCGGATCCGAGGGACGAAGTGTTGTATTTTCACTTAAGGATCAATCGCTTTCGGTACGAACGATTCACAGCGGGACTAAGATTTATTGA
- the dxr gene encoding 1-deoxy-D-xylulose-5-phosphate reductoisomerase: protein MKKVAVLGSTGSIGTQTLDVIRQHPDLFQVSLLACGRNIERVKKQITEFQPATVVIANEGDLGKLKAHLPPETRAIAGEAALLDALGETDAAFVMNAMVGSQGLKPTMTAIKAGKTIGIANKETLVTAGHLVIAACKRYGAQLIAVDSEHSAIFQSLQGSNRSDVERLIITASGGSFRDWSAEDIQHATPKDALNHPNWSMGQKVTIDSATMMNKGLEVIEAHWLFDMPYENIDVVIHRESIIHSLVEYQDKSVIAQMGTPDMKGPIQYALTFPDRLELDGPERLNLWEVGTLHFEKIDPVKHQCLLMAYRAGETGGSAPTVLNAANEGAVERFLEGKLSFPGIATVIEKALAAHSVIAEPTIEEVLEIDEETRERVRNGSEW, encoded by the coding sequence ATGAAAAAAGTTGCTGTACTTGGTTCAACAGGGTCAATCGGCACGCAAACCCTTGACGTCATCCGTCAACATCCGGATTTATTTCAGGTAAGCTTGCTCGCCTGTGGCCGAAATATTGAACGTGTAAAAAAGCAAATCACCGAGTTTCAACCTGCGACCGTTGTCATTGCAAATGAAGGCGATCTTGGAAAATTGAAAGCCCATCTCCCACCGGAGACACGGGCAATTGCAGGCGAGGCGGCATTGTTGGATGCGCTTGGCGAGACGGACGCCGCATTCGTGATGAACGCCATGGTGGGAAGCCAAGGTTTGAAACCGACAATGACCGCGATCAAAGCAGGGAAAACGATTGGGATCGCCAACAAAGAGACCCTCGTGACCGCGGGACATCTCGTTATCGCTGCCTGCAAACGTTACGGCGCACAATTGATTGCCGTCGACAGTGAGCATTCCGCGATTTTTCAGAGCTTGCAAGGAAGCAATCGCAGCGACGTCGAGCGGCTGATCATCACTGCATCCGGCGGAAGCTTTCGCGACTGGAGCGCAGAAGACATCCAACACGCTACACCGAAAGATGCCTTGAATCATCCGAATTGGTCGATGGGACAGAAAGTTACCATTGATTCTGCCACGATGATGAATAAAGGGCTCGAAGTCATTGAAGCCCATTGGTTGTTCGATATGCCTTATGAAAACATTGATGTCGTTATCCATCGCGAAAGCATTATTCACTCCCTCGTTGAATATCAAGATAAGAGTGTGATCGCACAGATGGGCACCCCGGATATGAAAGGGCCGATCCAGTATGCGCTCACCTTTCCGGACAGGCTTGAATTAGATGGACCGGAAAGGTTAAACTTATGGGAAGTCGGAACGTTACATTTTGAAAAAATCGATCCGGTCAAGCATCAATGTTTATTGATGGCTTACCGGGCCGGTGAAACGGGTGGATCGGCGCCGACGGTGTTAAACGCGGCAAATGAAGGCGCGGTCGAACGCTTCCTGGAAGGAAAGCTTTCGTTCCCCGGCATCGCGACCGTCATTGAAAAGGCGCTCGCTGCCCATAGCGTAATTGCGGAGCCTACAATCGAAGAAGTGTTGGAGATTGATGAAGAAACACGAGAACGGGTTAGAAATGGGAGTGAATGGTGA
- the rpsB gene encoding 30S ribosomal protein S2, translating into MAVISMKQLLEAGVHFGHQTRRWNPKMSRYIFTERNGIYIIDLQKTVKKVDETYKYVRNLAADGGKILFVGTKKQAQESVKEEAGRCGMYFVNQRWLGGTLTNFQTIRKRIARLKDLEKMQEDGTFDVLPKKEVTVLQKEMDRLEKFLGGIKDMKTLPDAVFIIDPRKERIAVAEARKLNIPIISIVDTNCDPDEVDYVIPGNDDAIRAVRLLTSKMADAVVEASQGEEEKVADEEQIEPDAEPEPATTSAEE; encoded by the coding sequence ATGGCTGTTATTTCTATGAAACAGTTACTGGAAGCAGGTGTGCATTTCGGCCACCAAACAAGACGCTGGAATCCGAAAATGAGCCGTTATATTTTCACGGAACGTAATGGCATCTACATCATCGATTTGCAAAAAACGGTGAAGAAAGTAGATGAAACCTACAAATACGTGCGCAACTTGGCTGCGGACGGCGGCAAAATTTTGTTTGTCGGCACGAAAAAACAGGCGCAGGAGTCCGTAAAGGAAGAGGCTGGCCGTTGCGGGATGTACTTTGTCAATCAACGTTGGTTAGGCGGCACATTGACAAACTTCCAGACGATCCGGAAGCGGATCGCGCGCCTTAAAGATTTGGAAAAAATGCAGGAAGACGGTACATTTGACGTCCTTCCGAAAAAAGAAGTAACGGTTTTGCAAAAAGAAATGGATCGCCTTGAGAAATTCTTGGGCGGGATTAAAGACATGAAGACACTGCCGGACGCCGTTTTCATTATTGACCCTCGCAAAGAACGGATCGCCGTTGCGGAAGCGCGTAAACTTAACATCCCGATCATCTCCATTGTCGACACCAATTGTGATCCGGATGAGGTTGACTACGTTATTCCCGGTAATGATGATGCCATTCGCGCGGTGCGTTTGTTGACATCAAAAATGGCGGATGCCGTTGTGGAAGCAAGCCAGGGAGAAGAAGAAAAAGTGGCGGACGAAGAACAAATAGAACCGGATGCCGAACCTGAACCGGCAACAACAAGCGCTGAAGAATAA
- a CDS encoding phosphatidate cytidylyltransferase → MKQRVVTAMIGLCIFLAPLVVGGFVFALLVAAMAIVGFIELLRMNQLSIFSMPAFIGLLLSLFLLVAGPQTAWISNEALLMSVMIAAWLLLLVTVISANRYNFEIVAFVAFAALYVGFGLHFFLAARLEEGFAFVLFVLIAIWATDTGAYLFGRKFGKRPLWPKISPKKTVEGALGGFALALVASIIFASFWPPFSSLWLTIVAVIVISVAGQCGDLVESAFKRYYNVKDSGKILPGHGGILDRFDSLIFVFPALYVLMI, encoded by the coding sequence ATGAAGCAAAGAGTAGTAACCGCAATGATTGGCTTATGTATTTTCCTCGCTCCTCTCGTCGTCGGCGGGTTTGTTTTTGCTCTGCTTGTTGCAGCAATGGCGATTGTCGGTTTCATAGAGTTGTTACGAATGAATCAACTGAGCATCTTTTCCATGCCCGCTTTCATCGGATTGCTCCTTTCTCTTTTTCTACTGGTTGCGGGGCCACAAACAGCGTGGATATCTAATGAGGCCCTCTTGATGAGCGTTATGATTGCTGCCTGGTTGCTGCTGCTCGTAACGGTAATTTCGGCCAACCGGTACAATTTTGAAATAGTTGCGTTTGTCGCATTTGCCGCCCTTTATGTTGGATTCGGATTGCACTTCTTTCTGGCGGCTCGCCTTGAGGAAGGATTTGCATTTGTTCTTTTCGTCCTGATCGCTATTTGGGCAACGGATACGGGCGCTTATCTTTTCGGACGAAAATTCGGAAAGCGTCCGCTCTGGCCGAAAATCTCACCGAAGAAAACGGTCGAAGGCGCGTTGGGAGGATTCGCGCTGGCGCTTGTGGCGAGCATTATTTTCGCGTCGTTTTGGCCTCCTTTTTCGTCCTTGTGGCTCACGATCGTCGCGGTGATCGTCATTTCCGTTGCCGGCCAATGCGGGGATCTCGTGGAATCTGCCTTTAAACGTTATTATAATGTGAAGGATTCCGGCAAAATCCTTCCCGGTCATGGCGGTATTCTTGATCGTTTCGATAGTCTTATTTTCGTGTTTCCCGCCCTTTATGTATTAATGATTTAA
- a CDS encoding DUF342 domain-containing protein: MELSKYFKIKVSRDAMMASCFSNKPVKDGDFHEEDVLKFLHANGIVYGIDDESIGKLANDPIHVTFPLIMAKGKKPTRGTDAYLETTRKHSSSREENGDSGSVDLRQVTEIPMATQNEIVARKVDPTTGESGVDVYGNTIPGLRGKDFPLRPGKNTALSEDGKSLQAILNGQLSIAGRTVHVYPVYEVPGNLTMKTGSITFNGNVVIHGSIPSGYRVNADGDIHVKGSVDAAYLEAGGSVFVSQGIAGQGKGEINARYDVHSGYINQGVVFAGHNIHVSNHILHSQCEAGHALICTSGKGNVVGGKLSAGRTIKVKEAGNTLNTRTSLYIGVQEKLLTARKEAESVLLNGKKEKAKLQTLQTKMAEKGKENPPLSTKDRIMKLRIRQSLSELYDRMRDARDTLQAINDRIDGHGYDGVFISHQVFVNTNVHIGKYKRRITKNRSAVKIFLSEGEIRIAEQDS; encoded by the coding sequence ATGGAACTTTCAAAGTACTTTAAAATAAAGGTGTCTCGTGATGCAATGATGGCCAGTTGCTTTTCAAATAAACCGGTGAAAGATGGGGATTTTCATGAAGAAGATGTCCTAAAATTTTTGCATGCCAATGGGATTGTCTATGGCATTGACGACGAAAGCATCGGAAAACTCGCGAATGATCCTATCCATGTAACCTTTCCATTGATTATGGCCAAAGGAAAAAAACCGACTCGCGGAACGGACGCGTATTTGGAAACGACCCGCAAGCACTCTTCATCACGAGAAGAAAACGGAGATTCCGGCTCTGTGGATTTGCGACAAGTAACTGAGATACCGATGGCCACGCAAAACGAAATCGTCGCCCGCAAAGTGGACCCAACAACAGGCGAGTCCGGTGTGGATGTATATGGAAACACGATCCCAGGCCTAAGAGGGAAAGACTTTCCGTTAAGACCCGGAAAGAACACGGCTTTGTCCGAAGACGGGAAAAGCCTGCAAGCGATTCTGAACGGCCAATTAAGCATCGCCGGCCGGACCGTGCACGTCTATCCCGTCTATGAAGTTCCCGGCAATCTAACGATGAAAACAGGGAGTATCACATTTAATGGAAATGTCGTCATTCATGGTTCCATCCCTTCCGGCTATCGGGTGAATGCCGATGGCGATATCCATGTCAAGGGATCCGTCGACGCTGCTTATTTGGAAGCAGGAGGGTCTGTCTTTGTCTCACAAGGCATTGCCGGCCAAGGAAAAGGGGAAATTAACGCGCGCTATGATGTTCATAGTGGCTATATCAATCAAGGGGTCGTTTTTGCCGGTCATAATATTCATGTTTCCAATCACATTTTGCACAGCCAATGTGAGGCTGGACATGCATTGATATGCACGAGTGGAAAAGGGAATGTTGTCGGCGGGAAACTTTCCGCCGGCCGAACGATCAAAGTAAAAGAAGCAGGCAATACGCTAAACACACGCACGTCCCTATACATTGGGGTACAGGAAAAGTTGCTAACGGCCCGAAAAGAAGCTGAAAGCGTTTTACTGAACGGAAAAAAAGAAAAGGCCAAGTTGCAAACATTACAAACAAAAATGGCGGAGAAAGGAAAGGAGAATCCTCCTCTGTCAACGAAAGATCGAATAATGAAACTTCGGATTCGCCAATCGCTTAGCGAGCTTTACGACCGAATGAGAGACGCCCGCGACACCTTGCAAGCCATTAATGATCGAATAGACGGGCACGGTTACGATGGGGTTTTTATCAGCCATCAAGTTTTCGTGAATACAAACGTGCACATCGGCAAATATAAACGCAGAATTACGAAAAACAGAAGCGCGGTTAAAATTTTCTTGTCCGAAGGGGAGATTCGCATCGCCGAACAAGATTCTTAA
- the frr gene encoding ribosome recycling factor, translating into MNDQMKKDMKDRMEKTVESLNRELATLRTGRANPAILDKVVVNYYGMETPLNQLAGITVPEGRLLVVAPFDKSAIADIEKAIQKADLGLTPNNDGQVIRISIPALTEERRKELAKLVRKYAEDARVAIRNIRRDVNDQVKKQEKNSDIAEDESKRAQEEIQKITDGHIKTIDEAADEKEKDIMEV; encoded by the coding sequence TTGAATGACCAAATGAAAAAAGACATGAAAGACCGTATGGAAAAAACAGTGGAATCGCTAAACCGTGAACTTGCAACATTGCGTACTGGCCGTGCTAACCCGGCAATTCTAGACAAAGTTGTCGTCAATTATTACGGAATGGAAACACCCCTCAATCAGTTGGCCGGCATTACGGTACCCGAAGGAAGACTGCTCGTCGTGGCACCTTTTGACAAATCAGCTATCGCTGATATTGAAAAAGCCATCCAAAAAGCGGATCTTGGCCTTACCCCCAATAATGACGGCCAAGTGATTCGCATTTCGATTCCGGCGCTCACGGAAGAACGCCGCAAAGAATTGGCGAAGCTTGTGCGCAAATATGCAGAAGACGCACGTGTTGCCATCCGTAATATTCGCCGGGATGTCAACGATCAAGTGAAAAAACAGGAAAAAAACAGCGATATTGCCGAAGATGAATCGAAGCGTGCACAAGAAGAAATCCAAAAAATCACGGATGGGCATATAAAAACGATCGATGAAGCGGCAGACGAGAAAGAAAAAGACATTATGGAAGTGTAA
- a CDS encoding isoprenyl transferase, whose protein sequence is MLGRFFNHQKESQAVDVKTDVPSHVAIIMDGNGRWAQKRGMPRNIGHREGMKTIHRIAEAANDMGVEVLTLFAFSSENWLRPKTEVDFILRLPERFLSSELPKLQANNVQVRVMGAVEDLPSHTKKAVETVMLETADNDGIILNLALNYGGRSEIVQAVKRLSAEVEQGRYQVEDITEELISDKLYTSDFPDPDLLIRTSGEIRLSNFMLWQMAYSEFWFTDVLWPDFNEENFAEAISVFQQRKRRYGGV, encoded by the coding sequence ATGTTGGGAAGGTTTTTTAATCATCAGAAAGAATCACAAGCCGTTGATGTGAAAACGGATGTTCCGTCCCATGTGGCCATCATTATGGATGGAAATGGGCGATGGGCACAGAAACGGGGAATGCCGAGAAATATCGGCCACCGTGAAGGCATGAAAACCATCCACCGCATTGCAGAAGCCGCGAATGATATGGGTGTCGAAGTGCTCACATTATTTGCGTTTTCGTCGGAAAACTGGTTACGGCCCAAGACAGAAGTCGACTTTATCCTTCGTCTTCCGGAACGTTTTTTATCCAGTGAGTTGCCAAAGCTGCAAGCGAACAATGTACAAGTTCGCGTCATGGGGGCCGTTGAAGACTTGCCTTCCCATACGAAAAAAGCCGTTGAAACGGTAATGCTTGAAACGGCGGATAACGATGGTATTATTTTAAATTTGGCGCTTAATTATGGAGGACGATCGGAGATCGTCCAAGCGGTGAAGCGCCTTAGTGCCGAAGTCGAACAAGGGCGTTACCAAGTGGAAGACATCACCGAAGAGCTGATTTCCGACAAACTGTACACATCCGATTTTCCCGATCCGGATCTATTGATCAGAACGAGCGGAGAAATTCGTTTAAGCAACTTCATGCTTTGGCAAATGGCATATAGCGAATTCTGGTTTACAGATGTATTGTGGCCGGATTTTAACGAAGAAAATTTTGCTGAGGCCATCTCGGTTTTCCAACAACGTAAACGTCGTTATGGTGGGGTGTAA
- a CDS encoding chemotaxis protein CheC has protein sequence MMVTISRTELDKIREISNIGLGQAATSLSQLLDMPCKMTVPAVTVTGFDDIIALAGGAENEVAAISLKMEGAFRATMLFIFPAAHVSSIVKQLTGEQSGILEGIGHSALREFGNIITGAYVATFADLTKLNVRSSIPDVVIDMAGAAITPSLLPLSLYGDDVILIQTNFNDWFEKSPERFQAQFYLLPEPGSMNVLRTALEGMPS, from the coding sequence ATGATGGTTACCATCAGTCGAACAGAATTAGATAAAATCCGAGAGATTAGCAACATCGGGCTGGGTCAGGCGGCGACTTCCCTTTCCCAGTTGTTGGATATGCCATGTAAAATGACGGTCCCGGCCGTTACGGTCACCGGCTTTGACGATATTATCGCATTGGCGGGCGGTGCCGAAAACGAAGTCGCTGCAATTTCCCTCAAAATGGAGGGTGCGTTTCGGGCGACGATGCTGTTTATTTTCCCTGCTGCTCATGTCTCAAGCATTGTCAAGCAATTAACCGGAGAACAGAGTGGGATCTTGGAAGGGATCGGCCATTCAGCGCTTCGTGAATTTGGAAATATCATTACCGGTGCTTATGTAGCGACGTTTGCCGATTTGACGAAATTAAATGTGCGATCATCCATACCGGATGTTGTGATCGATATGGCGGGTGCGGCGATAACCCCAAGCCTCTTGCCTCTTTCGTTATACGGGGATGACGTTATTTTGATTCAAACGAATTTTAACGATTGGTTTGAAAAAAGCCCGGAACGTTTTCAGGCACAGTTTTACTTACTCCCCGAACCGGGCAGTATGAATGTCCTTCGTACTGCTTTAGAAGGTATGCCGTCATGA
- a CDS encoding FliA/WhiG family RNA polymerase sigma factor: MERPTAMDDHWARWINEKDEQAAEEIMAAHSPLVDYHVQRIGATLPTNVDREDLRSQGMIGLYDALLKFDHRRDLKFYTYASFRVRGAIIDSLRKEDWLPRSSREKAKRIEDTTEWLEQQKGRHVTEYEVANTLQLSIDDVLKTTAENYMAQLLSIDQAPEDEDREDGHPFMLQDHQTPTPHEEAEKNETKKQLQHLISTLSEKEKLVLSLFYQEDLTLTEIGHTLRLSTSRISQLHAKALFRLKQAFQKEEAKI; encoded by the coding sequence ATGGAACGACCAACCGCAATGGATGATCATTGGGCCCGTTGGATCAATGAAAAAGATGAACAGGCAGCCGAAGAAATTATGGCTGCCCACTCTCCGCTCGTCGATTACCATGTGCAGCGAATCGGCGCTACGCTTCCGACAAATGTCGACCGTGAGGATTTGCGGTCGCAAGGCATGATTGGCTTATACGATGCGTTGTTAAAATTCGATCATCGACGTGATTTGAAATTTTATACATATGCGTCCTTTCGCGTACGCGGGGCTATCATTGACAGTTTGCGGAAAGAGGATTGGCTGCCTCGCTCTTCGCGGGAAAAGGCAAAAAGGATTGAAGATACGACGGAATGGCTTGAACAGCAAAAAGGCCGGCATGTCACGGAATATGAAGTTGCGAACACGCTTCAGCTATCCATCGATGATGTTTTAAAAACGACGGCCGAAAATTACATGGCACAGCTATTATCGATCGATCAAGCGCCGGAGGACGAGGACCGGGAAGATGGTCATCCGTTCATGTTGCAAGATCATCAAACGCCCACTCCTCATGAAGAGGCAGAAAAGAATGAGACAAAGAAACAGTTGCAACATCTGATATCGACGCTTTCGGAGAAAGAAAAACTCGTGCTCTCCCTTTTTTACCAAGAAGATCTGACCTTGACGGAAATCGGCCATACATTGCGGTTGTCCACTTCAAGGATTTCCCAACTTCATGCAAAGGCGTTGTTTCGTTTAAAACAGGCATTTCAAAAAGAAGAAGCAAAAATATAA
- the tsf gene encoding translation elongation factor Ts — translation MAISASKVKELREKTGAGMMDCKKALTETDGNMEEAVAFLREKGIAKAAKKAERVAAEGLANVKVDGNKAVIVEINAETDFVAKNENFQQVVATISQHLLDHQPSDVETALAQKTEGGDTLEQYITEQIATIGEKISLRRFAVVEKTENQAFGAYLHMGGSIGVLAVVDGTTDESVAKDVAMHVAAIKPTYVSRDEVPEEEVNKEREILKQQALNEGKPEKIVEKMVEGRLKKFFQQVTLLDQEFVKDSDQTVEQYVKSQNATVSSFIRYEVGEGMEKKEENFADEVMSQVKE, via the coding sequence ATGGCCATCAGCGCAAGCAAGGTCAAAGAACTAAGGGAAAAAACCGGCGCCGGAATGATGGATTGCAAGAAGGCGTTGACGGAAACAGATGGAAATATGGAAGAAGCGGTTGCTTTTCTGCGTGAAAAAGGAATCGCCAAAGCAGCGAAAAAAGCGGAGCGTGTCGCGGCAGAGGGATTGGCGAATGTCAAGGTTGACGGCAATAAAGCAGTGATTGTGGAAATCAACGCCGAAACCGATTTTGTCGCGAAAAACGAAAACTTCCAACAGGTTGTTGCGACTATTTCTCAGCATCTGCTTGACCATCAGCCAAGCGATGTGGAAACTGCGTTGGCACAGAAGACTGAAGGCGGAGACACCCTCGAACAGTATATTACCGAGCAAATCGCTACCATAGGTGAAAAGATCTCGCTAAGGCGCTTCGCGGTCGTTGAGAAAACAGAAAACCAGGCATTTGGCGCTTACCTTCATATGGGAGGAAGCATCGGAGTGCTTGCCGTGGTCGACGGCACAACGGATGAATCGGTTGCAAAGGATGTAGCGATGCACGTGGCCGCAATTAAGCCAACGTACGTGTCGCGCGATGAAGTCCCCGAAGAAGAGGTCAACAAAGAAAGAGAAATTCTTAAGCAACAGGCACTTAATGAAGGGAAACCGGAAAAGATCGTTGAAAAAATGGTGGAAGGCCGTTTGAAGAAATTTTTCCAACAAGTGACGCTCCTGGATCAGGAATTTGTGAAAGACAGTGATCAAACTGTTGAACAATACGTGAAAAGCCAAAACGCAACAGTTTCCTCCTTTATTCGCTATGAAGTGGGAGAAGGCATGGAGAAAAAAGAGGAGAATTTTGCCGACGAAGTCATGTCACAAGTGAAAGAGTAA